A genomic region of Alligator mississippiensis isolate rAllMis1 chromosome 4, rAllMis1, whole genome shotgun sequence contains the following coding sequences:
- the ACKR3 gene encoding atypical chemokine receptor 3 yields MSTNDLPNIFELLETGNFTEINWTCNNGDCIIVDTLVCPSTLNKSVLLYTLSIFYIFIFVIGLVANSVVVWVNLQAKTTGYETHLYIFNLAVADLCVIITLPVWVVSLVQHNQWHMGEFVCKITHLIFCINLYGSIFFLACMSVDRYLSVAYFTNSSNRKKKIIRRLICIFVWLLAFCASLPDTYYLKTVTSNNETFCRPLYPEETFKEWLIGMELISVVLGFFIPFPIIALFYFLLARTISSSSDQERKSNGKIIFSYVVVFLVCWLPYHTVVLLDIFSVLHFIPFSCQMENFLYAALHITQCFSLVHCCINPILYSFINRNYRYELMKAFIFKYSAKTGLTKLIDASRVSEAEYSALEQNAK; encoded by the coding sequence ATGAGTACAAATGACTTGCCTAACATCTTTGAACTTCTGGAAACGGGCAACTTCACTGAAATCAACTGGACATGCAACAATGGAGACTGTATCATAGTTGATACACTAGTGTGCCCTAGCACACTTAACAAAAGTGTCCTATTGTATACCCTCtccattttttacatttttatctttGTAATAGGGCTGGTAGCCAACTCAGTGGTGGTCTGGGTCAATCTCCAGGCCAAAACAACTGGTTATGAAACCCACCTCTACATCTTCAATTTGGCTGTCGCTGATCTGTGCGTCATCATTACCCTTCCAGTTTGGGTGGTTTCCCTTGTTCAACATAACCAGTGGCACATGGGAGAATTTGTGTGTAAGATCACTCACCTCATATTTTGCATCAACTTGTATGGGAGCATCTTTTTCTTGGCATGCATGAGTGTGGACCGCTACCTCTCAGTTGCCTACTTCACCAACTCCAGTAACCGCAAGAAGAAAATAATCCGTCGCTTGATTTGTATCTTCGTGTGGCTTCTTGCCTTCTGTGCATCTCTCCCAGACACCTATTACCTGAAGACAGTCACTTCAAACAATGAAACATTTTGCCGCCCTCTCTATCCAGAAGAGACCTTCAAAGAATGGTTAATTGGCATGGAACTCATTTCTGTTGTGTTGGGGTTTTTCATCCCTTTCCCCATCATTGCTCTCTTTTATTTCCTCCTTGCAAGGACCATCTCTTCCTCTAGCGACCAAGAAAGGAAGAGTAATGGGAAGATCATTTTTTCCTATGTTGTTGTGTTTCTTGTCTGTTGGCTGCCCTACCATACAGTTGTCCTGCTTGACATCTTCTCTGTCCTTCATTTTATACCCTTTAGTTGTCAAATGGAGAACTTCCTGTATGCAGCTCTTCACATCACTCAGTGTTTCTCCCTTGTCCATTGCTGCATCAATCCCATACTCTATAGCTTCATCAACCGCAACTACAGATATGAGCTCATGAAAGCCTTTATTTTCAAGTACTCAGCCAAAACTGGCCTCACCAAACTAATTGATGCTTCCAGAGTGTCGGAAGCAGAGTATTCTGCCCTGGAACAAAATGCCAAATGA